From the genome of Pseudomonas sp. Teo4, one region includes:
- a CDS encoding LysR substrate-binding domain-containing protein, which yields MSERIQALHALRAFEVASRYGSFTRAAEELALTQGAVSHHIKTLEAMFGCDLFERRGPKLRLTEHGRLLAQELKVGFKIIENACALLRQDRYGLRLKAPSTLTVRWLLRALDAFKKVDDSCSVQLSSVWMDIDTVDFYSEPYDCAILLANGRFPADVESFKLFDEWLIPVCHPDYLDNPQPDLGDLRHCEFLHPSPDRRDWRRWLARMDALDISIDHGQVFDTLDQGISAAQQGLGISVVDLVLASADLAAGRLVTPFKHAVATGDGYYMTWLKASPKARQMNKLRDFLLGQVPALAYKDINYLYG from the coding sequence ATGTCGGAACGGATTCAGGCTTTGCACGCGCTGCGTGCGTTCGAGGTGGCGTCTCGCTACGGTTCTTTCACCCGTGCGGCAGAGGAACTGGCGTTGACCCAGGGTGCGGTCAGTCACCACATCAAGACCCTCGAGGCCATGTTCGGTTGCGACTTGTTCGAGCGCCGTGGCCCCAAGTTGCGCCTGACCGAGCACGGGCGGCTGTTGGCCCAGGAACTCAAGGTGGGCTTCAAGATCATCGAGAACGCGTGTGCGTTGTTGCGTCAGGACCGTTATGGCCTGCGCCTGAAAGCACCATCGACGTTGACGGTGCGTTGGTTGTTGAGGGCGCTGGATGCGTTCAAGAAGGTCGATGACAGTTGCAGCGTGCAGCTTTCCAGCGTGTGGATGGATATCGACACGGTCGATTTCTACTCAGAGCCGTACGACTGCGCGATTTTGCTGGCCAACGGCCGATTTCCGGCCGATGTCGAAAGTTTCAAGTTGTTCGATGAGTGGCTGATACCGGTGTGCCACCCCGACTACCTGGACAACCCGCAGCCTGACCTTGGTGATTTGCGTCACTGTGAGTTCCTGCATCCGTCGCCGGATAGGCGTGACTGGCGGCGGTGGTTGGCGCGCATGGATGCGCTGGACATCAGCATCGACCATGGTCAGGTGTTCGATACGCTTGACCAGGGGATTTCGGCGGCACAGCAGGGGTTGGGGATTTCGGTGGTGGATTTGGTACTGGCCAGTGCCGACTTGGCGGCGGGGCGGTTGGTGACGCCGTTCAAGCATGCGGTGGCGACGGGGGATGGTTATTACATGACGTGGCTCAAGGCGAGTCCCAAGGCGCGGCAGATGAACAAACTTCGTGATTTTCTGCTTGGGCAGGTGCCGGCTTTGGCGTACAAGGATATCAATTACCTTTACGGCTGA
- a CDS encoding IS481 family transposase: MPWNTRDAMSLKEEFIALARQPGSNKRQLCRLFGISPQTAYKWLERYEAQGRSGLQEKSRRPFNSPKLTEAALEAEVIALRQEHPAWGGRTISNLLHNRVAPSTVTNILRRHGLILPAQTTREAMLRFEHDAPNDLWQMDFKGHFPTQQGRCHPLTVLDDHSRFSLAIQACDSERGATVKEKMVEVFQHYGLPARINVDNGAPWGSPRNPGEVTELSIWLIQLGIRISFSRPYHPQTNGKLERFHRSLKAEVLDGRQFSTLMEAQAAFDRWRDIYNLQRPHQALGYQVPIDRYRTSTWAYPQQLKAFEYGPDDVVAKVYHSRFRFQKRYFSIAKGLAGHEIAIRPNAEGGGLFNVYFCHHFLRTIDVTKPDYGS, from the coding sequence ATGCCCTGGAATACGAGAGATGCCATGAGCCTGAAAGAAGAGTTTATTGCCCTGGCGCGGCAACCCGGCAGCAACAAACGCCAACTGTGCCGGCTATTCGGTATCAGCCCTCAAACCGCCTACAAATGGCTCGAGCGCTATGAGGCTCAAGGCCGGTCAGGCCTTCAGGAGAAGTCCCGACGCCCCTTCAATAGTCCGAAACTGACTGAAGCCGCCTTGGAGGCAGAAGTCATAGCGCTTCGGCAAGAACATCCGGCATGGGGAGGACGCACGATCAGTAACCTGCTGCACAACCGTGTCGCGCCCAGCACCGTTACCAATATCCTCCGCCGCCATGGCCTGATTCTGCCTGCTCAAACGACGCGTGAGGCCATGCTGAGGTTTGAGCATGATGCTCCTAATGATCTATGGCAGATGGACTTCAAAGGACATTTCCCGACGCAACAAGGCCGATGCCATCCTTTGACCGTGCTGGATGACCATTCTCGCTTCAGCCTGGCCATACAGGCCTGTGACAGCGAACGGGGTGCGACGGTCAAGGAGAAGATGGTGGAAGTCTTCCAGCACTATGGTTTGCCGGCGCGAATCAACGTCGATAACGGTGCACCGTGGGGCTCACCGCGCAATCCTGGAGAGGTCACAGAGCTAAGTATCTGGCTGATTCAACTGGGGATCCGAATAAGTTTCAGTCGTCCCTATCATCCTCAAACCAATGGCAAGCTCGAGCGCTTCCATCGTTCTCTCAAAGCTGAGGTGCTCGATGGGCGCCAGTTTTCCACGCTGATGGAGGCTCAAGCTGCGTTTGATCGATGGCGCGATATCTATAACCTCCAACGGCCTCATCAAGCCTTGGGATACCAGGTGCCTATAGACCGATACCGCACCAGTACTTGGGCCTATCCGCAGCAGTTGAAGGCGTTTGAGTACGGGCCTGACGATGTAGTGGCCAAGGTCTATCACAGCCGGTTCCGTTTCCAGAAACGTTACTTCAGTATTGCGAAAGGCCTGGCTGGGCATGAAATTGCTATACGTCCTAATGCTGAAGGCGGGGGCTTGTTCAATGTCTACTTCTGCCATCATTTCCTGCGGACAATCGACGTGACCAAGCCGGATTACGGTTCATAA
- a CDS encoding DNA polymerase II, whose protein sequence is MNVQQGFVLTRHWHDTPQGTCVEFWLATDQGPRQVRLAPQESIAFIANDDAERTHALLANETAVELKPLHLRNFKQQPVMGLYTRQHRQLMQLEQRLRSNGIEVHEADIRPPERYLMERFITAPVQFTGKPDAQGVLCDAQLKPSPDYRPTLRLVSLDIETSERGELYSIALEGCGQRQVYMLGPSNGDTPGLDFDLHYCDSRTELLTCLNQWMARHDPDAIIGWKLVQFDLRLLHEHAKQLGVPLALGRNGAAMTLRNHASGGHVFADAPGRLLIDGIEALRSATWSFPSFSLENVAQTLLGEGKAIETPYQRMDEINRMFAEDKPSLARYNLKDCELVTRIFAHTRLLEFLLERSSVTGLAVDRSGGSVAAFCHLYIPHMHRLGFVAPNLGSQPDEASPGGFVMDSRPGLYDSVLVLDYKSLYPSIIRTFLIDPVGLVEGLRQPDDEHSVEGFRGGRFSRSQHCLPAIVERVWQGREAAKREGNAPLSQALKIIMNAFYGVLGSSGCRFFDPRLASSITMRGHQIMRQTRALIEARGYDVIYGDTDSTFVWLKGAHGEEAAARIGRELVAEVNQWWRQHLRETMGLESALELQFETHYRRFLMPTIRGTDEGSKKRYAGLVQRADGSDDVVYKGLESVRTDWSPLAQQFQQALYGRIFRGQPYHDYVREFVRSTLAGEQDALLVYRKRLRRPLADYQRNVPPHVRAARLADDYNQRMGRARQYQNGGLISYVITTAGPEPLENLRSPIDYDHYLSRQLQPVADAILPFVVFRTIDLRCLDQLSLDFQPSLF, encoded by the coding sequence GTGAATGTGCAGCAGGGCTTTGTCCTGACCCGACACTGGCATGACACCCCGCAAGGCACCTGCGTGGAATTCTGGCTGGCCACCGACCAAGGCCCTCGCCAAGTGCGCCTGGCCCCTCAGGAGTCGATAGCGTTCATCGCCAACGATGACGCTGAACGCACCCACGCACTGCTGGCCAATGAAACGGCTGTCGAACTCAAGCCCTTGCACCTGCGCAACTTCAAGCAGCAACCAGTCATGGGCCTGTACACCCGCCAGCACCGCCAGTTGATGCAGCTGGAACAACGCCTGCGCAGCAACGGCATCGAAGTCCATGAGGCCGACATCCGCCCCCCGGAGCGCTACCTGATGGAGCGCTTCATCACCGCCCCGGTGCAGTTCACCGGCAAACCCGATGCCCAAGGCGTGCTGTGCGACGCCCAGCTCAAACCCTCGCCGGATTACCGCCCAACCCTGCGCCTGGTATCACTGGACATCGAAACCAGCGAGCGCGGCGAGCTCTACAGCATCGCGCTGGAAGGCTGCGGGCAGCGACAGGTCTACATGCTCGGCCCGAGCAACGGCGATACACCAGGCCTGGACTTCGACCTGCACTATTGCGATAGCCGTACCGAATTGCTCACCTGCCTCAACCAGTGGATGGCCAGGCACGACCCCGACGCCATCATCGGCTGGAAACTGGTGCAGTTCGACCTGCGCCTGTTGCACGAACACGCCAAACAGCTGGGGGTGCCACTTGCCCTGGGCCGCAACGGCGCAGCCATGACCCTGCGCAACCATGCCAGCGGTGGCCATGTGTTCGCCGATGCCCCCGGGCGCCTGCTGATCGACGGTATCGAGGCGTTGCGTTCGGCAACCTGGAGCTTCCCCTCGTTCAGCCTCGAGAACGTCGCCCAAACCCTGTTGGGGGAGGGCAAGGCCATCGAGACGCCCTACCAGCGCATGGACGAAATCAACCGCATGTTCGCCGAGGACAAACCATCGCTGGCGCGTTACAACCTCAAGGACTGCGAACTGGTGACGCGCATCTTTGCCCACACGCGCCTGCTGGAATTCCTGTTGGAGCGTTCCTCCGTCACCGGCTTGGCGGTGGACCGCAGCGGAGGTTCGGTGGCCGCGTTCTGTCATCTGTACATCCCGCACATGCATCGCCTGGGGTTCGTCGCTCCCAACCTCGGCAGCCAGCCGGACGAAGCCAGCCCCGGCGGCTTCGTCATGGACTCACGCCCAGGCCTGTACGATTCAGTGCTGGTACTGGACTACAAAAGCCTGTACCCCTCGATCATTCGCACTTTCCTGATCGACCCGGTGGGGCTCGTCGAAGGCCTTCGCCAACCCGATGACGAACACTCGGTCGAAGGGTTCCGGGGCGGGCGTTTCTCGCGCAGTCAGCATTGTTTGCCGGCCATCGTCGAGCGTGTCTGGCAGGGCAGGGAGGCGGCCAAGCGCGAGGGCAATGCGCCGTTGTCCCAGGCGCTGAAAATCATCATGAACGCGTTCTACGGCGTGCTTGGTTCCAGCGGCTGCCGCTTCTTCGACCCCCGCTTAGCGTCGTCCATCACCATGCGCGGTCATCAGATCATGCGCCAGACCCGCGCGCTGATCGAAGCGCGAGGTTACGACGTGATCTACGGCGATACCGACTCCACCTTCGTCTGGCTCAAAGGTGCCCATGGCGAGGAAGCCGCGGCACGCATCGGCCGCGAACTGGTAGCGGAGGTCAACCAGTGGTGGCGCCAGCACCTGCGCGAAACCATGGGCCTTGAAAGCGCTCTGGAACTGCAGTTCGAGACGCACTATCGACGCTTCCTCATGCCCACCATTCGCGGCACCGACGAGGGCAGCAAGAAGCGCTATGCCGGCCTGGTACAGCGCGCTGATGGCAGTGACGATGTGGTGTACAAGGGGCTGGAGTCGGTACGCACCGATTGGTCGCCCTTGGCCCAGCAGTTCCAGCAAGCGCTGTATGGGCGCATATTCCGTGGCCAGCCCTATCATGATTATGTCCGGGAGTTCGTGCGAAGCACCCTGGCAGGCGAGCAGGACGCGTTGCTGGTTTACCGCAAGCGCCTGCGCCGGCCGCTGGCCGATTACCAGCGCAATGTTCCTCCCCATGTGCGCGCCGCACGTCTGGCCGACGATTACAACCAGCGGATGGGGCGTGCGCGGCAATATCAGAACGGCGGGTTGATCAGTTATGTGATCACCACTGCCGGCCCTGAGCCACTGGAAAACCTGCGCTCGCCTATCGACTACGACCACTACCTCAGTCGCCAACTGCAGCCGGTGGCCGATGCCATCCTGCCCTTCGTCGTTTTCCGGACAATCGACCTCAGGTGTCTGGATCAGTTATCTCTCGATTTTCAACCGTCCTTGTTCTGA
- a CDS encoding MFS transporter — MTSPNISVEDVPLNPFHRLLTLRSGGGSFVDGYVLSIIGVALAHISTSLALTSFWEGMIAASALIGIFFGGFLGGWLTDRLGRKRLFFVGPTLFALASVAQFWADDALTIFLLRLVIGIAVGIEYPVATSLLVEFMPRKYRGPRLATLTILWFAGAAAAYIAGELILRSGAEDAWRWVLASSAIIGIALFIVRIGTPESPRWLLSKGRSAEAEHVIKSVYGNNFGLHNLPEENTHHKVNIWSLLYSGYGKRMLFVIVFWTCCIIPLFAVYAFAPKVLAALNVKGDSASIGSVLITLFFVAGCVGATRLINVIGRRNLLLYSFLLSGLALLCLGALHNSAGSFILVFFAIYALFIGGAQVLTLVYPNEIFPTEIRAFAVGVGTSISRIGAAVGTYLVPLSLDVLGIAQTMYVAAAITLFGLLLSWLLAPETRSLNLQQAASLG, encoded by the coding sequence ATGACAAGCCCGAATATTTCAGTAGAAGATGTACCGCTCAACCCGTTCCACCGACTACTCACCCTCCGCTCGGGTGGAGGCTCCTTTGTTGATGGCTATGTACTCAGCATCATTGGTGTCGCGCTCGCCCACATTTCCACTTCATTGGCTTTAACCAGTTTTTGGGAAGGAATGATCGCGGCCTCGGCGCTGATTGGTATTTTCTTCGGCGGCTTCCTGGGTGGCTGGCTTACCGATCGGCTTGGAAGAAAACGGCTTTTCTTCGTCGGCCCAACCTTGTTCGCACTCGCATCTGTTGCGCAATTCTGGGCTGATGACGCCCTCACCATATTCCTTCTTCGACTTGTCATAGGCATTGCAGTGGGTATCGAATACCCGGTGGCAACGTCCCTGCTTGTCGAATTCATGCCCAGGAAATACCGTGGCCCAAGGCTGGCGACATTGACGATTCTCTGGTTTGCCGGTGCAGCTGCCGCGTACATCGCAGGTGAATTGATATTGCGCTCCGGCGCCGAGGATGCCTGGCGCTGGGTATTGGCGAGCTCGGCAATCATCGGAATCGCGTTGTTCATCGTGCGCATTGGCACACCTGAATCGCCACGTTGGTTGTTGAGCAAGGGACGCAGCGCAGAAGCTGAACACGTCATCAAATCCGTGTACGGCAATAACTTCGGCCTGCATAACCTGCCGGAAGAGAACACCCATCATAAAGTGAACATTTGGAGCCTGCTGTACTCCGGCTATGGCAAGCGGATGCTCTTCGTCATTGTGTTCTGGACGTGCTGCATCATTCCACTGTTCGCTGTTTATGCATTCGCACCGAAAGTGCTTGCCGCACTGAATGTCAAAGGTGACAGCGCGTCGATCGGCTCGGTGCTCATCACGTTGTTTTTTGTAGCTGGCTGCGTTGGCGCCACCCGGCTCATCAACGTGATTGGGCGAAGAAACCTGCTGCTTTACAGCTTCCTGCTGTCCGGTCTTGCACTGCTTTGCCTGGGCGCACTGCACAACAGTGCGGGCAGCTTCATCTTGGTTTTCTTTGCTATCTACGCATTGTTCATTGGCGGAGCCCAGGTACTGACCTTGGTCTACCCGAACGAGATATTCCCTACGGAAATTCGAGCATTCGCGGTGGGTGTAGGCACGTCAATCTCACGTATCGGAGCAGCCGTTGGTACTTATCTCGTGCCTCTTTCCCTGGATGTTCTCGGGATCGCTCAAACCATGTATGTCGCTGCGGCAATTACATTGTTCGGCCTGCTTCTATCGTGGTTGCTGGCACCCGAAACCCGCTCGCTGAACCTTCAGCAGGCAGCTTCCCTTGGTTGA
- the dddP gene encoding dimethylsulfonioproprionate lyase DddP: MSSPFSISADSRRIDPAKRRATSLKADGSVDDNDRCEIGPTPLAFTEWAQLGLEPPHLPSMREYRLRRIQEQLVARDLGGVLLFDPLNIRYATDTTNMQLWTTHNPARACFVAASGHVVLWDFHGCDHLSAHLPLVSELRSGASFFYFETGDRTDEHARRFAGQVDEILRKHAGSNRRLAVDRIELAGVRALDALGIELCSGQEVTEFARAIKGPDEIKAMRCAVASCEAAVSEMHLAMRAGMTENDIWSVLHAGNIRRGGEWIETRILSSGPRTNPWFQECGPRIVSDGDLLSFDTDLIGVYGMCVDMSRSWICGGFEPTAEQKRLYRIAHDHISHNIELVKPGVRFTELTAKAHRLPESCRAQRYGVMFHGVGLCDEYPCIRYPEDVDAYGYEGELQPGMALCVEAYIGEVGGRDGIKLENQLLVTETGYELLTHYPFEESFLRD; the protein is encoded by the coding sequence ATGTCATCACCTTTTTCTATCAGCGCTGATTCCCGCCGTATCGACCCCGCCAAACGTCGTGCCACTTCGTTGAAAGCGGATGGTTCAGTGGACGACAACGATCGCTGCGAAATTGGCCCAACCCCTCTTGCCTTTACTGAATGGGCTCAGCTGGGATTGGAGCCTCCTCACCTACCCAGCATGCGTGAATACCGCCTACGCCGTATTCAAGAGCAGCTGGTCGCGCGTGACCTCGGGGGCGTTTTGTTGTTTGACCCGCTGAATATTCGCTATGCGACCGACACTACAAACATGCAGCTATGGACAACCCATAACCCAGCCCGCGCTTGCTTCGTAGCCGCCAGCGGGCATGTCGTGCTGTGGGACTTCCACGGCTGCGATCACTTGAGCGCGCACCTGCCCCTGGTGAGCGAGCTCCGCAGCGGAGCATCGTTCTTCTATTTTGAAACCGGCGACCGCACTGACGAGCATGCCCGTCGTTTTGCTGGCCAAGTCGATGAAATCTTGCGCAAGCATGCTGGATCGAATCGCCGCTTGGCAGTTGACCGAATCGAACTCGCCGGCGTCCGAGCGCTCGACGCTCTTGGCATCGAACTGTGCAGCGGGCAGGAGGTGACGGAGTTTGCTCGCGCAATCAAAGGCCCTGACGAAATCAAGGCCATGCGCTGCGCCGTAGCGTCTTGTGAGGCTGCGGTTTCCGAGATGCACCTGGCAATGCGAGCCGGCATGACTGAAAATGACATCTGGTCGGTTCTTCATGCTGGCAACATTCGGCGAGGTGGTGAGTGGATCGAAACGCGCATCCTCAGCTCAGGCCCACGCACCAACCCCTGGTTCCAGGAGTGCGGGCCGCGCATTGTCAGCGACGGCGATTTGTTGTCTTTCGACACCGACCTGATCGGTGTCTATGGGATGTGCGTGGACATGTCACGCAGCTGGATCTGTGGAGGGTTCGAACCCACTGCAGAGCAGAAGCGTTTGTATCGCATCGCACATGACCACATTTCCCATAACATCGAGTTAGTCAAACCAGGTGTCCGCTTCACCGAACTGACCGCAAAAGCTCACCGCCTACCAGAGTCCTGCCGAGCGCAACGCTACGGCGTGATGTTCCATGGTGTGGGATTGTGCGACGAATACCCCTGCATTCGGTATCCGGAAGACGTCGACGCCTATGGTTACGAGGGTGAGCTCCAACCTGGCATGGCGCTCTGCGTCGAAGCCTACATCGGAGAGGTTGGCGGACGCGACGGCATCAAACTCGAAAATCAACTCCTGGTCACCGAAACGGGTTATGAACTGCTTACGCACTACCCGTTCGAAGAAAGCTTTTTGCGTGACTGA
- a CDS encoding dihydrodipicolinate synthase family protein, which yields MSAFMFSGVNLAITTPFDAQGKIDYAHFEVLIERYIAAGVHGIVLSSGTGMHVYLSKEESKELVAFGARAINGRARVIAQTSALLLDEVVERTCHAKDHGADGVMVLPPFFEGPTDDQGIIDFYSSVSEAGLPIIGYNVPQAVGVEVTPSLFKQLGEIPNFVSVKDSSGDLAAQACLVRTGLPTMNGADPLAPYALFAGAAGLIWGGANMAPRTCVALVNAASEHKWDEVQQIWKALAPVMSLIWQGDYVQSVYAGAEIMGYGAGNPRRPLARLSDEKIGGLRDALEPLIELEAQAC from the coding sequence ATGTCTGCATTCATGTTTTCCGGTGTCAACCTGGCCATCACCACGCCTTTCGATGCTCAGGGCAAAATCGACTATGCGCATTTCGAAGTCTTGATCGAGCGTTATATCGCAGCAGGCGTACATGGCATTGTGCTCAGCTCCGGAACCGGGATGCATGTGTATCTGAGCAAGGAGGAATCGAAGGAACTGGTTGCCTTTGGCGCGCGGGCCATCAACGGTCGTGCCCGCGTAATTGCCCAGACTTCCGCGTTGTTGCTTGATGAGGTGGTTGAGCGTACCTGTCACGCCAAGGATCACGGGGCTGATGGTGTGATGGTACTGCCTCCATTCTTCGAAGGCCCAACCGATGACCAGGGCATCATCGACTTTTACTCCAGCGTTTCCGAAGCTGGCCTGCCAATAATTGGATACAACGTCCCGCAAGCCGTTGGTGTTGAAGTGACTCCGTCCCTGTTCAAACAGTTGGGTGAAATCCCGAACTTCGTTTCGGTCAAAGACAGCAGCGGTGATCTGGCTGCCCAGGCTTGCTTGGTGCGCACGGGCCTACCAACGATGAATGGGGCCGACCCTCTCGCGCCTTACGCGCTGTTCGCGGGTGCCGCTGGCCTGATTTGGGGTGGCGCAAACATGGCACCCAGGACCTGCGTCGCTTTGGTTAATGCAGCCAGTGAGCACAAGTGGGATGAGGTGCAACAGATCTGGAAAGCCTTGGCGCCGGTCATGTCTCTGATCTGGCAAGGGGACTACGTACAGTCGGTCTACGCCGGTGCAGAAATCATGGGTTACGGCGCAGGTAATCCGCGCCGTCCGTTGGCTCGCCTGTCTGACGAGAAAATCGGGGGCCTGCGTGACGCACTGGAACCACTGATAGAGCTCGAAGCCCAGGCCTGCTGA
- a CDS encoding GlxA family transcriptional regulator, whose protein sequence is MKTVTREFSRTFVDRNLGFITQAHAERKTSRVGFLLLENFSLPCFTQALDVLVTANLISPGAVRVHTFSHNHAEVMSDLGIPIRPDTPLTDIRLADLDLMIVCGGLRAARTVPNWLSALLKNISKLPIALGGLWNGAWYLGAAGLLDGYRCAIHAEQRTALAERAPYARVSQESLILDRNRMTSATPAGAFEMMIRWLNVGAGPQLADAVLDTLDSDQSKLRSFQNPQHPKVSKMLREVIALMEANLEETLNPEQLAEVVGLSIRQIQRLFKDQLNTTPQKYYFQLRITEARRLIQNSSASIFDVSIACGFVSCTHFSRSYSAFFGHPPSKEVRYEI, encoded by the coding sequence ATGAAAACTGTTACCAGAGAATTTAGTCGCACGTTTGTAGACCGGAACTTGGGTTTCATCACCCAAGCGCACGCCGAGCGGAAGACGTCACGGGTTGGCTTTCTCCTGCTCGAAAACTTCTCATTACCCTGCTTCACCCAAGCCCTGGATGTTCTGGTAACCGCGAACCTGATTTCCCCTGGTGCAGTTCGGGTTCATACGTTCAGCCACAACCACGCAGAGGTCATGAGCGACCTGGGTATCCCGATCAGACCCGACACGCCCTTGACTGACATCCGTCTTGCCGACCTTGATTTGATGATTGTCTGCGGAGGACTGCGCGCAGCAAGAACGGTACCGAATTGGTTATCGGCGCTGCTGAAAAACATCTCCAAGCTTCCAATCGCCCTGGGTGGTCTTTGGAATGGGGCCTGGTACCTGGGTGCTGCAGGCTTGCTGGACGGTTACCGCTGTGCAATTCACGCAGAACAACGCACCGCTTTGGCTGAGCGCGCCCCCTATGCCAGAGTCTCTCAAGAATCGCTGATTCTCGACAGAAACCGGATGACGTCAGCCACGCCTGCCGGCGCCTTCGAAATGATGATTCGTTGGCTCAACGTCGGCGCTGGCCCTCAATTGGCCGATGCGGTGCTGGACACGCTTGATTCTGATCAGAGCAAGTTGCGCAGCTTCCAGAACCCTCAGCATCCCAAGGTGAGCAAGATGCTCCGGGAAGTCATCGCGCTCATGGAGGCGAACCTTGAGGAAACACTGAACCCGGAACAGCTCGCCGAAGTCGTAGGGCTGTCGATACGGCAGATTCAAAGGCTGTTCAAGGATCAGTTGAACACCACGCCCCAGAAGTACTATTTCCAGCTCCGGATCACCGAAGCACGGCGGCTGATTCAGAACTCCAGTGCATCGATCTTCGACGTTTCGATTGCCTGCGGCTTCGTCTCCTGCACCCATTTCAGCAGGTCATACAGCGCGTTTTTTGGGCACCCGCCGTCGAAAGAGGTTCGATATGAGATTTAG
- a CDS encoding LysR family transcriptional regulator gives MSQKHVDPDTLLLKMPSLRAVRAFVAAAKYESFTRAAEALCVSQAAISRQIRELEEYLNAPLFVRVGRTVELTCAGSVFFDASQISFVNIAQAAERIRNAPCDKRVLTISCSPAFSALWLSNHIQEFRIKHPDIELNLITTQNFHAREPGVEPDIVISKFVNVGEGYKVHPLCHDIIYPVCSPEYLRRNPDIESLKGLQNSELLDLSPYGRSGVAEHVDWSVWLAFQNVNLDERDSTSAPIFHANDYNLIINMVLSGQGVALGWNQLVGHMVENGRLVRPVREKLTLHNSLHYLASRENNDNEDACCRVRDWVMSKFSWWSVQGPNA, from the coding sequence ATGTCGCAGAAGCACGTGGATCCAGACACGCTATTGCTTAAGATGCCATCCTTGAGAGCCGTAAGGGCTTTTGTGGCTGCAGCAAAATACGAGAGCTTTACCCGTGCGGCAGAAGCGCTTTGCGTCTCGCAGGCTGCGATCAGCCGTCAGATTCGGGAGCTGGAAGAGTATTTGAATGCCCCGTTGTTTGTCAGGGTGGGGCGTACCGTTGAGCTCACTTGCGCCGGTTCGGTTTTCTTCGATGCCTCTCAGATATCGTTCGTAAATATCGCACAAGCCGCTGAGCGAATTCGAAATGCACCCTGCGACAAGCGCGTGTTAACGATTTCGTGTTCGCCTGCATTTTCGGCGCTATGGCTGTCCAATCATATTCAGGAATTTCGCATCAAGCATCCAGATATCGAGCTGAATCTCATCACGACTCAAAATTTTCATGCGAGAGAGCCTGGTGTTGAGCCCGATATTGTAATTTCGAAATTCGTCAACGTAGGGGAGGGGTACAAGGTTCACCCTCTCTGTCACGATATTATTTATCCGGTTTGCTCGCCTGAGTACTTGAGGCGCAATCCTGATATTGAGTCGCTGAAAGGACTGCAAAATTCCGAACTCCTGGATTTGAGCCCTTATGGGCGCTCAGGCGTGGCTGAACACGTGGATTGGAGCGTTTGGCTTGCCTTTCAGAATGTCAATCTGGATGAGCGCGATTCCACGAGTGCGCCCATTTTTCATGCCAATGATTATAACCTGATTATTAATATGGTGCTTTCAGGTCAAGGTGTTGCGCTTGGGTGGAATCAATTGGTTGGGCATATGGTCGAAAACGGACGCTTGGTGAGGCCCGTTCGTGAAAAACTGACGCTGCATAATAGTCTCCACTACCTGGCGTCTAGAGAGAATAACGATAACGAGGATGCCTGTTGCCGAGTGAGAGACTGGGTGATGTCCAAGTTCTCTTGGTGGAGTGTCCAGGGCCCAAACGCATAA